A window of Chrysiogenia bacterium genomic DNA:
CCCTCGTTGGGGCCCTCGGTAACGCCTTTGACTACCTTGCCAGAGGCCGTGCGGCCTTCCCACGTATACTTCTTCGCCATGACCCGATCTCCTTGATCGCCGCGAGCCCCACCGGCTGACGCGCCACGCCTGTCGGATGCGAGCGGCCACCAATCGGGGCCGCTGTCCATCTCGCCGCGGAACAGAAACGAAACCCCGAAAGTCTAACAAATATTGGGCACTTGCGCCAACTCCGCGGCGCCGGAGGGGGCAGAAACCTTCTGGAGCCCCCCAAACGAGAGCGGCCCGCGCCGCCAGAGGCGGGCGGGCCGGCACTACCCTTGCTCTTGCTGAGGGAAATCAGTGGGATTTCTGCGCCGCCATGGCGCCGGTCGCCGTTGCCGAGGCCGCGTGGGGTAGCGGCAGACCGGCGCGCTGGAACATGGTGGCCAGCTCCTCGGGGTCGGAGCTGCGCAGGAATGCGCTCTCCGCCGAGATCAGTCGCTTCTGCGCGAGCGCAATCAGCGACTGGTTCATGGTCTGCATTCCGTATTTGGTCTGGCCCACCTGCATCTGCGAATACATCTGGTGGATCTTGTCCTCACGGATCAGATTTCGGATGGCGGGGGTGGGGACCATGATTTCCAGCGCCATCACGCGGCCCGTGCCCGATGCCTTGGGCAGCAGGGTTTGTGAGAGCACACCTTCGAGCACGAAGGAGAGCTGGGCGCGCACCTGGGGCTGCTGATAGGGCGGAAACACGTCGAGAACGCGGTTGATCGTCTGGACACATCCATTCGTATGGAGGGTTCCGAACGCCATATGGCCCGTTTCAGCGATGGTGAGCGCCGCCTCGATCGTCTCGAGGTCGCGCATTTCGCCCACCAGCACGACGTCCGGATCCTGGCGCAGAATGTATTTGAGCGCCGTCTTGAAACTCTTGGTATCGGCGTGAACTTCACGCTGGTTCACCACGCATTTCTTGTGGGGATGGAGGAACTCGATCGGGTCCTCGATCGTCATGATGTGCTCATGACGCTCGGAGTTAATCTTGTCGATGATCGTTGCGAGCGTCGTGGACTTGCCCGACCCCGTGGGGCCGGTCACCAGAACGAGGCCGCGGGGCTTGTCGGCGATGGAGGCCACCACCTGCGGCAGGCCCAGCTCCTGAAAGCTCAGAATCTTGAACGGAATCACGCGGAAGGCAGCCGCTACGGCGCCGCGCTGCATGAACACGTTGCCACGGAAACGAGAGAGCCCCTTCACACCGAACGAAAGGTCGAGTTCGTTCTGCTCTTCGAACTGGTGCTTCTGCGAGTCGGTGAGAATCGAATAGCAAAGCTGCTTGGTGTCGTTGGCGCCCATGGGCGGCACCTTGAGCGGGGTGAGATCACCGTCGATTCGGAGCTGCGGGGGCGAACCCGTCGTAATGTGGAGGTCGCTGGCCCCCTTTTCGATCATCGCCTTGAGTAGCTGGTGAAGATTAACAGCCATTGCAGTCGCTTCCTTGTCGTGTCGGCCGTGCGTTGGGTCCGGCCTGGTCAGCCCGCAGAGCCGATGCCAGCGGGCCATCGGCGCGAAGAGTCATCTCGATCAATCGGGAACCGAAATACGGACGACTTCCTCCAGCGTGGTCATGCCATTCTTGATATGCAGCAGGCCCGACTGGCGCAGCGT
This region includes:
- a CDS encoding type IV pilus twitching motility protein PilT; its protein translation is MAVNLHQLLKAMIEKGASDLHITTGSPPQLRIDGDLTPLKVPPMGANDTKQLCYSILTDSQKHQFEEQNELDLSFGVKGLSRFRGNVFMQRGAVAAAFRVIPFKILSFQELGLPQVVASIADKPRGLVLVTGPTGSGKSTTLATIIDKINSERHEHIMTIEDPIEFLHPHKKCVVNQREVHADTKSFKTALKYILRQDPDVVLVGEMRDLETIEAALTIAETGHMAFGTLHTNGCVQTINRVLDVFPPYQQPQVRAQLSFVLEGVLSQTLLPKASGTGRVMALEIMVPTPAIRNLIREDKIHQMYSQMQVGQTKYGMQTMNQSLIALAQKRLISAESAFLRSSDPEELATMFQRAGLPLPHAASATATGAMAAQKSH